One Amycolatopsis thermophila DNA segment encodes these proteins:
- the rfbB gene encoding dTDP-glucose 4,6-dehydratase yields the protein MRVLVTGGAGFIGSHYVRQALSGAYPALADAEVVVLDKLTYAGNEANLAPVADSPRLRFVRGDIADAEVVTEVMKGVDLVVHFAAESHVDRSILGSADFVRTNVLGTQTLLQAALEAEVGRFVHVSTDEVYGSIESGSWSEDHVLEPNSPYSASKASSDLIARSYFRTHGLPVCVTRCSNNYGPYQFPEKVIPLFVTNLLDGLTVPLYGDGLYVRDWLHVDDHCHGIQLVADGGRGGEIYNIGGGTELTNRELTERLLAAVGVGWERVERVADRKGHDRRYSVDITKISTELGYAPRVSFDEGLADTVRWYADNRAWWEPLKSRAALVGK from the coding sequence ATGCGGGTCCTGGTGACCGGGGGTGCGGGTTTCATCGGCTCGCACTACGTCCGGCAGGCGCTGTCCGGGGCCTACCCGGCCCTGGCCGACGCCGAGGTGGTGGTGCTCGACAAGCTCACCTACGCCGGCAACGAGGCCAACCTGGCGCCGGTCGCGGACTCGCCGCGGCTGCGTTTCGTGCGCGGCGACATCGCCGATGCCGAGGTGGTCACCGAGGTCATGAAGGGCGTTGACCTGGTCGTCCACTTCGCCGCGGAGTCCCATGTGGACCGCTCGATCCTCGGCTCGGCGGATTTCGTGCGCACCAACGTGCTCGGCACCCAGACCCTGCTGCAGGCCGCGCTGGAGGCGGAGGTCGGCAGGTTCGTGCACGTGTCGACCGACGAGGTGTACGGCTCGATCGAGAGCGGATCGTGGTCGGAAGATCACGTACTGGAGCCGAATTCGCCGTATTCCGCGTCGAAGGCGTCGTCGGACCTGATCGCCCGCTCCTACTTCCGGACCCACGGGCTGCCCGTGTGCGTGACCCGGTGCTCGAACAACTACGGTCCGTATCAGTTTCCGGAGAAAGTCATCCCGCTTTTCGTTACCAATTTGTTGGACGGACTGACCGTTCCGCTCTACGGTGACGGGCTCTACGTCCGTGACTGGCTGCACGTGGACGACCACTGCCACGGCATCCAGCTGGTCGCCGACGGCGGCCGTGGCGGGGAGATCTACAACATCGGCGGCGGGACCGAGCTGACGAACCGGGAGCTGACCGAGCGGCTGCTGGCCGCGGTGGGCGTCGGCTGGGAGCGCGTCGAGCGGGTCGCCGACCGCAAGGGGCACGACCGGCGGTACTCGGTGGACATCACCAAGATCAGCACCGAGCTCGGGTACGCGCCGAGGGTTTCCTTCGACGAGGGTCTGGCGGATACGGTGCGCTGGTACGCCGACAATCGGGCGTGGTGGGAGCCGTTGAAGAGCCGCGCCGCGCTGGTGGGGAAGTGA